The DNA sequence TTCCCGATTCAATACCGTGAATTGAATTACCTGAACTGTTCCAGTGGCTGGAAGAGCTGGTTTTTCACACTCGATCATAAACGCATTGGTATCATGTACCTGATTGGGGTGACCTGCTCATTCTTCCTGGGGGGCCTGTTCGCAGTTCTGCTGCGTACGGAGTTGCTCTCACCTGACCGAGTTTTGATGGGACCCGATTCCTACAACCAGATGTTTACCCTCCACGGGGCGATCATGACCTTCCTGGTGATCATCCCCGGGGTTCCGGCGGCGATCGGGAATATCATCCTGCCGGTGATGCTGGGGGCCAAAGATGTGGCCTTCCCCCGCATGAACCTGGGCAGCTTTTACCTCTGGATGTTCGGGGCCGCCTTCTTCCTGGCAGCGATCGTGCTGGGTGGACTGGATACCGGCTGGACCTTCTACACACCTTACAGTGTCACCACCAGCACCGCGGTGATCACGGCCCTGCTGGGGGTCTTCATTCTGGGTTTCAGTTCGATCTTTACCGGGCTGAACTTCATCGTGACGATTCACACGATGCGTCCTCCCGGAATGACCTGGTTCAAAATGCCCCTGTTCCTCTGGGCTCTGTATGCAACCGCACTGATTCAGATTCTGGCAACTCCCGTTCTGGGGATCACCGGTCTGTTGCTGATCGTCGAACGGGCCTTCCACATCGGGATCTTCGATCCGGCACTCGGGGGTGACCCTGTGTTGTTTCAGCACTTCTTCTGGTTCTATTCGCACCCTGCCGTGTACGTGATGATTCTGCCGGCCATGGGTGTGGTCAGTGAAGTGATCGCCGTCCACAGCCGCAAGCACATCTTCGGATATCGGTTCATCGCTTACAGTAGTATCGCGATCGCCATGTTCGGCTTCCTGGTCTGGGGACACCATATGTTTGTCTCTGGTCAGTCCCGCGTCGTAGCTGTGATCTTCAGTGCGATTACCTTCAGTGTGTCGATTCCCTCGGCGATCAAGGTCTTCAACTGGCTGACTACGATGTATAAAGGTTCGATTCGCTTTACCACCGCGATGTGCTACGGTCTGGCGTTTATCTTTATCTTCTCCATCGGTGGTCTGACCGGGCTCTTCCTGGCAACACTCGCCACCGACGTCCACCTGCACGATACCTACTTCGTGGTGGCTCACTTCCACTACGTGATGATGGGGTCTTCGCTGGTCGGTCTGTTCGCCGCAGTTCACCACTGGTGGCCTAAAATCAGCGGTAAGATGTTCAGCGAGTTCTGGGGACGGATTGCCTGTCTGGGGGTCTTCCTGGGCTTCAACCTGACCTTTTTCCCACAGTTCCTGCTGGGGACCCGGGGTATGCCCCGCCGGTACTATACTTACCTGGAAGAATTCCAGGGTCTGCACATTATGTCCACCTGTGGTGCCTACCTGCTGGGACTGAGTTCGGCCCTGATGGCTGGTGTCCTGATTTACTCGGTATACCGTGGCAAGAAAGCACCTGCGAATCCCTGGGGAGGAGCTTCCCTGGAATGGCAGTGCTCTTCACCACCACCACATAATAACTTCGATCATCCTCCCCTGGCCGGCGATCCCTACATCATGGAATCGGTGGTTTACAACGAGGAAATCGGAGGATACGTTCCCGTTGAATGTCAGGGGGATAACAAGCAATCTGTGACCGCATCAGGAGATAAAGAAGCTTAATGAATACCGCGGCCACCACCACAACAGACGAACATTCAGACGCCCATGATCATGAGCACCATGATCCCCGGCTGGCGCATCACTTCGACTCTCATCAGCAGCAGTTTGATACCGGTAAACTGGGTATCTGGCTGTTCCTGGTCACCGAAGTGCTGTTCTTCAGCGGTCTGTTCGGCTTCTACGCCGTCTATCGTTCACTGCACCCTGAAGTCTTTGTCTATGCCAGCCAGTTCCTTGATACGACCCTCGGGGCAGCTAATACCATCGTACTGCTCTTCAGCAGTCTGACCATGGCCTGGGGCGTTCGTTGTGCCCAGTTGGGACAGACACGCGGATTGCTGACCTGTCTGGTGATTACCCTGGGTTGTGCAGCGATCTTCCTGGGTGTCAAATCCTTTGAATACACCGAGAAAGCACACCATGGTCTGCTCTGGGCCGGTGCTTATGTCAGCCCGGAACACCACGGTGAAGAGCATGTCGATCCGGAAAAGGCTCCCGGAGCCGCAGCGGCAGCTGCCCTCGAAGCCGAAGCCATCGAAGCTGAAAAAGAGGAAGCACACGCTGAAGAAAGTCACAACGAAGGTGACACGCTCTTCGAAAAAACCAAGGCCACACTGTCTTACATGACCCTCGTTCTCTGGGTGGTTATCGTACTCTCTGGTGTTGCCTTCGGAGCACTCATTAAAAATCCGAATAAGAAAAACCTGGCGACCATCGCCGGTTGTTTCCTGGTCTCTGCAGTCGGAATGCAGATCGGTGCTTATGCCAGTATCGGCTATCATGCCTTCGGTCATCATGAAGAGCCCACCAAACAGGAAATCCAGATGGCAGAAACTGCTCCCATTGAATATGCCGAGCAGACTGAGAAAGTGCCTGAGCCCAAACTGGCCGGTACCTTCTTCAGTGTTTACTTCTGCATGACTGGCCTGCACGCTATCCATATTATCGGTGGTATGATTGCCATCAGCTGGTTGATTGTGCGGACGGTCAACGGTGCCTTCACAACTTACTATTTTGGTGCAGTCGATTTCGTCGGTCTGTACTGGCACCTGGTTGACCTCATCTGGATCTACCTGTTCCCGCTGTTGTACCTGATCAACTAGCGTCATTGATATTCCAAGTAATTCCTCAAGGAGTGGTTCGCCACTTCGAAGTGAAACAGATAAAGAGACGAAAGAATTCATCATGTCAGATCATGTTGAAAGTGATGCTCACGCAGAAGATGCTCAGAGCTGCCACGTACACATCGTTCCGGTGAAAGTGCTGGTCGGTGTGTTCCTGGCCCTGGTGTTTCTGACCATCGTGACCGTGGAAGCCGCCAAGTACGATACCGGCAGCCTGGATGTGATTGTCTCCATGGCGATCGCCACCGCGAAAGCCTCCCTGGTGGTTTTTATCTTCATGCACCTCTGGTACGACAAACCATTGAACCGCATCACCTTCTTCTTCTCGATCTGTTTTGCGGCCTTCTT is a window from the Gimesia benthica genome containing:
- a CDS encoding cytochrome c oxidase subunit I — translated: MATVVDSSDPKSNFPIQYRELNYLNCSSGWKSWFFTLDHKRIGIMYLIGVTCSFFLGGLFAVLLRTELLSPDRVLMGPDSYNQMFTLHGAIMTFLVIIPGVPAAIGNIILPVMLGAKDVAFPRMNLGSFYLWMFGAAFFLAAIVLGGLDTGWTFYTPYSVTTSTAVITALLGVFILGFSSIFTGLNFIVTIHTMRPPGMTWFKMPLFLWALYATALIQILATPVLGITGLLLIVERAFHIGIFDPALGGDPVLFQHFFWFYSHPAVYVMILPAMGVVSEVIAVHSRKHIFGYRFIAYSSIAIAMFGFLVWGHHMFVSGQSRVVAVIFSAITFSVSIPSAIKVFNWLTTMYKGSIRFTTAMCYGLAFIFIFSIGGLTGLFLATLATDVHLHDTYFVVAHFHYVMMGSSLVGLFAAVHHWWPKISGKMFSEFWGRIACLGVFLGFNLTFFPQFLLGTRGMPRRYYTYLEEFQGLHIMSTCGAYLLGLSSALMAGVLIYSVYRGKKAPANPWGGASLEWQCSSPPPHNNFDHPPLAGDPYIMESVVYNEEIGGYVPVECQGDNKQSVTASGDKEA
- a CDS encoding cytochrome c oxidase subunit 3, coding for MNTAATTTTDEHSDAHDHEHHDPRLAHHFDSHQQQFDTGKLGIWLFLVTEVLFFSGLFGFYAVYRSLHPEVFVYASQFLDTTLGAANTIVLLFSSLTMAWGVRCAQLGQTRGLLTCLVITLGCAAIFLGVKSFEYTEKAHHGLLWAGAYVSPEHHGEEHVDPEKAPGAAAAAALEAEAIEAEKEEAHAEESHNEGDTLFEKTKATLSYMTLVLWVVIVLSGVAFGALIKNPNKKNLATIAGCFLVSAVGMQIGAYASIGYHAFGHHEEPTKQEIQMAETAPIEYAEQTEKVPEPKLAGTFFSVYFCMTGLHAIHIIGGMIAISWLIVRTVNGAFTTYYFGAVDFVGLYWHLVDLIWIYLFPLLYLIN
- a CDS encoding cytochrome C oxidase subunit IV family protein, with the protein product MSDHVESDAHAEDAQSCHVHIVPVKVLVGVFLALVFLTIVTVEAAKYDTGSLDVIVSMAIATAKASLVVFIFMHLWYDKPLNRITFFFSICFAAFFLCMILLDSHAYDNYVRGFQEDNAPVEAQAPAAPAPAAPAGEQAAPAAAPEAAEKKAAPEAKAEKAPEAESKPAPEKPAADKK